ttgtaatatctttatttttaaggttcTGTTCATTCACACAGGTAgctaaaaaaaatctgatatgAGCCTAATGACATTAGCTCTGTTGGCAGTGCTAAAGCAAGGAGTAATGCTAAAGCAACCCTATGGAGTCTTTTATACAGCAAAAACAAAGGATGTCTCCACCCAGcagctcattttctttcctgtcatACTTCCATATCTTCTGCATGAGTACATTCTCCCTTCTGACAGAGGAAggagttttatttaaaagtacaaaACCTTGTGAGGATATTGTTACCCCCATGGCATGCATCCACTTGCCGAGGTTCCTTGGTTTTCACAGACTGTGATGTTAGCGTTAGCAGGACAGAAAAATCCCATCTACTAAACGGAAACTGCTGGGCATTAATTCTAATTTAGACATTGCTGCCAGCATCATCtaaatttttgtaatttattgttCTCATGTTGCCCAAGTGCTCTTGTGTTGGCAGATGTTCTACAGGGTGAAGGCGGAAGGAAGGCTCTTAAAACTCAGAAGATCTCCAGAAGTTCCCATTACATCCTCCTCTCCCATGGGGGAGGTTTGCAATGGCATGGAGCACACACTAGAGCATCTCTTCTGCTGCCTGGCATGATCTAGCAAATGCAACCAGAATGGCTTTGGTTTATCATACCTCATGTGTCAGGACACAGAGACCATGTCTCTGAATAGCAGCTGCATGGGTGCCTCTGCTCAAGAAGGATGCCATCTTGGCAGAATAGACTGCAAGCTCAGGCAAAATCCGCCCTTACCATATTGCATGAGCCCACAGCATGAGACAGCCCTGCTTACATGAAGTCTGTAGAGTTGCCTGTCTCTCTTGGAGAAATAAACTTGAGAAAAAAGCGATGGTCTGGTGGCCATCCCCTGGCCCCAGGGCCTATGTCTCCTCTTAGGCTATAACTCATTTATGAACTTGCCTGTCAGTGTCTCCCATATCTATACCAAACCACATGTTCAGTGGAGTGGAAGGTGTGGGCACAACCCACAGCCATGGGCACATTGGCATTTCCTAGCTCGGTCATGTTATCATCACATACCCTTCTGCAACAACACTTGTGCATAATGATGGCAAGAAGGTTATGGTAATAAGATACGCTGCACATGGTGTTGTGCCCTGAAAATGTCATACAAAGCTACATTTTTTCACCAGCAGTCCGCAAGAGGCAGATAGCTGAAATCACATAGGATGCAAATGTTGTGTGGAAGGAACACGGCAGTAATCAGAATTAATGAATTCAGGCACCAGTACCTTCAAGCAGACTAGGCTAGAAGAATATGCTGCAAGTGCTCCAAGAGCAGGTTTTCCACGCTTTAGCATTATGCGAGATTTCTAATGTACTTTATAAAGTGAGTCTCTCAGGCTAAACTCCACAACTTTTCAATGACATGGCAGAATTCAAAAGGACTAGCCAGGAGCTGTCAGTGAAATTGTCACAATCATGGTTTAGCGGGGTTTTTTTGATAGCTCTGAGTAAGGAGAGAGACTGAAATGAGAGCTCAGTGAGCAGGAAAGAGACCAAAGACCTGACTCTTGCAacaaaatctatttattttagtaGGGTCTTGTTAAGATGTTAGATTCTGTCCTTGTGGAATAACACAGAATCGGTACCTACCTGGACTTAAACAAGCCTTGAGGGGCTTCTGGAGTATATAAGGTGCAACTGCACTCACAAGTAAGCTACAGCTGACACACCTCTGCATTTAGCACCAGGCGTCCAAAGCGCAAACTGCTGAAAACTATTTACATGTTGAACTTCATGGGAATGAGCAAGCACACATTCAAATTAACTGAGTCTCTGATGTCCGgattctgatttctgttttgccttGCAGAGTTCTGCTGCTCAGTGTAGCAGTACTGTCGCTCTACTCAGTCCACCTCTTACTGAAGACATCAATAGAAGGAGGTATGAGGATCGGGCTCTGACTGACAGAGTCCCTACTGCATGCATGTATTTTACCCTGGAATGCAATTCATCAAGCGTGTCCAATGGAGTAGcccatgtttcttttttgttttgtttttttttttttttttcaggatcaGTAATATATGAAAAACTGGGAGAAAAGGCATTTGGCTGGCCTGGGAAGTGGggtgttttcatttcagttacaATGCAGAACCTTGGAGGTAAGGGGCAAAagtttttagaaaaatgttttctaactTCCAATGCTTTTCTATAGAACATAAGtgctttctctcctctgtcAGGGTAAAAGGCATCAGAGATGAGCCAGATACAGTGTACACCATACTGTAATAAGGAAGGGCAGGAGAAGTTCATCTTGCCTTGTTTCAGCTATCTGACACTTCAGTGTCTGGTGAAAGCTAATGGTCTGTGATCTTTCCATCACCAGTGAAGAACCTTCAGCGATGGATAAAATGGCTTGGCTGACCGTTCTCAAGGAGTTGGCCATTTCTCTTCATTGAGTACAGCTTAGACTAGACATCATCTGCTTCAACTTAGAAAAGATGAATCCCACCTAAAAGGAAACGCACATGGTTCTGACTTCTCCGTAAAAGAAAGGCTCTTTAGTAGTTCATTTTCCAGCAGAATTCTCTCCTGAAATGAGAGTTGGGTTGTGATCTTTCTAAGATGTTGAGTGTTTAAGAGTGGTTTTTGAAGGTACTGATCCACACAGATACTTTCTGCAAAATATCTATCAAGTAACCTCCATCCTCTCAGAACAGGAGACTGTTTACTTACCAACGCAAGCAGTAGGGGTAGGACTGTGCCTTCATGCAGCAAAGCTTATTTTCTCTTACTATCCTGGGAGAAGCCTTTTAGGAGACTGGAGAACACTATATCTGAAAGTTCAGGGgagtttgtaattttttccagGTTTCCTAAGGAGAGGTAGTTGGAATATAAATTAAACGCATCATTGGTCAATCAAATGTATGTAGAATTTTTTGTGATCTCTCTCTTGGAACTTGGTATGTTTTGCAAATCTCCACTGTCAACTTTTCTACCCAGGCAGATGTGGTTCACATCTCTCTACTGCAagagacttttttgttttattcataaaAGATCCTATTCCATggtcttcctttccttcctcaagCCTGGATATCAAATGTCATTGAATTCAGGAAGGAAGTATGTTTCCCTGTTAGAGAGGAATAGCTGTTCCTCTAGTCCAGTGGTTTTCAACCTCTTGTCTAGATTGATCCATAGGCCTCTAGAGACCTCTCTGTGGCCAGCgtaaaataactggaaaaaagcaTGCCTTCTGGCAGTACATTTAAATGAAGTCCACCCTTACATCAGGAATCTTGATAACTCAATATCTTAATATCTTTTTTATATATGGAATAGAATATTGgaagaaagaagctgaaaatagAAGGGATAAGGTAGATGAAGACATTTAGAGGCAGTGGTAACTAAAGTTACTACAGAATGTGCATGGACAGTGTCTGTCGGAAAATCATCATTTACgacagaaaagtaaaaggaaaagttaAGAGTGTAATTTTAATCAGAACAGTGATGTGAGCATGTTGTTAATTCAGTAATAACTATATTCTATTCTAATACTGAATGCTAGATGCCATTCAGTACATACTCATAACAATATCAAGGGAACATACCATCTATTTAGTTACACTGTTATTagaataaaatgaacaaaattcaTTTCTCTATTTTAGCAAAAACTGGTTTCCCAAAGCAATATGTTTTTCATGCAGcataaatgttttataaaacaaattatttttgttggaactacactgttttctctgagtgtttgtttgggtttttcagcAATGTCAAGCTACCTCTTCATCATTAAATATGAACTTCCTGAAGTGATCAGAGCATTTATGAAACTTGAGGAGAGTTCTGGGTAGGTACCTTTGCCCAACCTGGACATCAGAtgaaatttttttgctttgatgtCAATTGTAATGattgttaatttttattcctgcaCTTTAGAGAATGGTACCTAAATGGGAACTACCTTGTCATATTCGTAACAGTTGGGGTtattcttcccctctcccttctaAAGAGTTTAGGTAAGTTTAATGTCACACTTAACCTCACTTCTTATTTCTGTTAGGATTGTGAATTTATATGTACCTGaactgtataatttttttttcttgcttcacAGGTTATCTTGGTTATACGAGTGGTTTTTCGCTGACCTGTATGGTTTTCTTTGTCAGTGTGGTAGGTGTCTGGGTATTGTCTCTAAGCAAATACAGAGCCTGTAAACTGTGCAATGCTGTTGTATTTCTTACCGTGGCAATTTAATGTGGATGTTAGAATAACACCTGCAAGTGAATCAAATCAACAAGCCTATTGCTGAACGAAGGCAGAATAAAAAAGATCAGCCTAAAGAACACTTGAGAGTAAAAAGCAGGACAACAGCAGAGGCAGAGTAAAAACAACTacctgcagaagcagaagtgaTAGCACTTCTCCCACTATTTCACCCCTCTTGTCTATGTGCCTGTTTATATTTCTGTTGGCATATCATGGGTGTGAGTGTAATCTCCTAAGGTGGAACTCCTCTGATGACATTGCCTACTCTTTTGTAGGTAATCTTCAAGAAATCCCAAATACCCTGTCCTCTCCCCATCATGGACCACGGGGTTGAAAACTGGACCGCCACCAACAACACAGTGCCAATGCACCTGGTCGTGTTACCAAATGAGTCTTTCAGTTCTGGTGTGAATTTCATGATGGACAACACAGCTGGGCATTTGCCGGGCCTTGAGGAGCCAAGAGATACCTCCCCCAAAAGTGGTGTAGAATATGAAGCACACAGCGACAGTAGTGACGTGTGTCAGCCAAAATACTTTGTGTTCAACTCACGGGTAAGGAAGATTCTGTAGAATTTGTCTTTAGCCATTCATACCATAGCTAAACTGCTGCCTGCCAAAAGTCAGAGGTACAGCAGTGACCATTCTTACTAATGGGAGCTTTATTTTACAGACTGCCTATGCAATACCCATCCTGGCATTTGCATTCGTATGCCACCCTGAGGTGCTACCAATATACAGTGAACTGAAAGAGTAAGGTTCTTAAATTTTGTCCCATACTTCCAGTTAACCATAGCTAGAAACACTTTCTATGTCTTCTGCCTTGATTGGTGGTGTGTAGACACCCACCTGCTAATGATTTATTGCATTCCATAGTAAGCAGATACTGGGTTTACTTTGACCTAATACTCAGATACTGGTGACAGAGAACCACTGTTCAGATAGTTGCATTGGTATATATTTACTTAGGAAAGGAGGAATCTGGACAGTCCTTCAAATTATGTGAATTATACTGGGGAACTCGGTTGCACTGAAACAGATAATTCTGATttctaaaaatatcttaatGAGTTCCTCATCTGGGTCAGCTGCTTAAAGTTTCTTCAGATGCCATTGGTTTGGGTGTCTTACATAGGCTCTTAACCCAGACTATTTTGCTTATCAAATATCAAAAATCAAATACACTTGCTTAAATCAGCACAGAGCTGACAGTTGGGAAGGGCTAAGAAAACACAGCTGTTCAACAACAAGAATTACGTTTCAGGaggtttttctgcaaaaatcaAAGGAGGCCAAGACCCATTGCCTCCTATTTCAGCACATTtaacttcagaagaaataaaaattctcaGATGACTTGGGAACCTGCTTCCAGGTTCTATATGCTGAAGATTTTCTTACACTAAATCTTTAATCAAAGGATTTCTAAAGAAAGGATTTGACCTGCAGGAGGTTCTTGAACCTGCAGAACAGCCCTATGTAGATATAAGGGTATGTTCATATAGACATGACTGAAAGCTCTTGTCTGTTATTATTACCAGCCCTGCAATTTTAGCCACtccattttctatttaaaatgcacCATTTGAGATTGATAGTATATAAATAAAGATATACAAAATAACATGGCACATTTATATGTTGTCACTAAGTAAGCAGTAGAAATGGAATTTCAACCCACTTTTATAAGTCTGTGCTGTTCTGCATAGAGCTTCAAGTAAAGAGCTCTGTATAATATAGTTGATATGAACTTACTAGCCTATGAGGGAATGTCAGTAGACCTATGACTCTTCAGAATACTTCTTGTACAAATAGAGGCTTTATAAGAATAGCACTGttattctctttctctcctacTTCAGTCGTTCCCGAAAGCGGATGCAGAACGTCTCAAATATCTCCATCACTGGCATGCTTATCATGTATCTTCTGGCTGCCCTCTTTGGATATCTTACCTTCTACGGTAGGTCAAAGCCCTGTTCTCTGCAGAATTTTCCCTCTCATTTTAAAGCCGGAGAGATGCATCTATCACAACAAAGCTCAAGTGCTCATGTATTTTCTGTGGGCCTGAATCCGGGTGTAAGCATTATTCAAACATAATACATAGTGTGTAACCTCCTGAATAAGCAATGGGACTTATCCAGCTGTCAGGCCAAAAGTTCCTCACCCATGAGAGTCTCAGAGGCACCTGCTAGGGGCACCAGTTGTGTATCTCTTGGTTTTGTGAACTCAGACAACAAGCTGCTGTAAACTTGGCTCTTGGCAAAGGCCAAGAGTGACCATACTAAAAATACCCTAGTGCTTAACAGTTTTACATGACACTATTAAGTGCTACCCACCCTGGCTCTGACGCCGCTAATTCAGCTTCACCTATGCTGAAAAACAGGTGCAAATCATTCTAGTGTAAAAAACACATGGATGAGCTAGACTAACCAGTAGGTAAACAGAGTAGCCCCTGTATTAGCACACCATTTTATGCAAACGCCACCTCTTTTTACCTCGTTAGTTCCTCTGTTACAGCAGAGAAGTGAAGGACACAGCGCAATCTGCTCTCTGTCGCTGGGGCAAGAGGGATCTGTCCGAGAGCTGGGACACCTGGGTGGAGGTCAAGGGATCTGTTCCCAGTTCAGTCAGTTGTTTCCTATTTCAcatcagagaaattatttttacctcAGGTTCCACACCTACTTAATGACTTTGAGAAAGTCCTTTGAGATACTAGAGTACAAAGCATCACCTCAGGGCTGTACTAGCCTCATCGTCTCTGAATGATGGACTTGTATCGGTCATGCTAGGAAAATTCCTCTTTAGTGCCTAGCCCATAACATGTATCTGATGACAGCAGCTGGGCAAGAGCTAATCTTATCTGGCTGTATTATAAAGATCCTTTTGCATGTGCAGATATTTCTTAAGTGATTTAActcctttctgtttccttttcatagGAGAAGTTGAAGATGAGCTACTTCATACATACACCAAAGTGTACACCTTCGACACCCTTTTGCTGTCAGTTcgcctggcagtgctggtggctgTAACCCTGACCGTGCCCCTAGTCCTTTTCCCTGTAAGTAACACAGCTGCTGAAGCTGAAATCAGGGCTCGCCCATATAGGCTGACTGTATGTACCTAGCACAGACAGACTTTAACATTAAAGAAAAGTAAGGCTGAGGGAGGGTCTGTTTTCTCATATGCAGTTTGACCAGAGCAAGGACCTTAGGTAGTCAGGGTTGCAAACTttgaaagactgaaataaatcagtatttataaataaatcagaaataaatcagGAACAACTACCCTGGCTCTCTCTGTACTATATTTAACAGAGCAACAGTGTAAGTACTGAAGACTTGGGGATATACTGAAACCACTTGTGAGATTTCCTAATAGAGACATAGGCACCTACTATAGCATCCAAACTCGAGAAAGACACATGCAGCTCAGGCCACGCGCTGTGCAGGACTGCCAGACCTGGCTGCCAGGTAGAGAGGCAGAGAGCCTGTGCACACCTTACATACTCGAGTCtatgaacaggagaggaagctAAGTCCCAGGAAACCAGATGCAGTCAAGACCCAGCCACATAGTCAGATGTCTGAGCAAAGTTTGGAGCTTCTAGGTGCTGTTCACAGGGAACTCCTCAGGGACCATTCCCCACTTCAGGAGCAGACCTCCAGGCTCCTGAATGTACAGAACTGTCCCTGTGCTTTCCCTGAGCTGCTGTGCATCAGGGGAGAAAACAGTCAGTCCTGGTCAGTATGTTTTGGGAGGCTGGCGTCCCATTGGTATGGCACATACAAGCCCAGCATCATACTGCCAGTGGCTTCCCAGCGATCTGCATCACACCATAGTGTTCCTGTCTGATGAGCGCAGTAATCGTGAGGTCCTGTTGCTCCGTTGTCCAGGACGAAAACATGAGCTCTGCTTAGGTACTCTTTCCAGGCTTACTGACAAATACCTAAGAACAGGGATCACTATTAAAGGTTGTTTACAAAAAGTATGTTCTGGTATAAAGCACCCAGAGTGACCAGTCAATCTAGCTTACAGAGCACTCTGGTGCTCTGCCTTAAATGTCGCGTGTAAACCAGTGGCTAAATGCTTAAATTAGTCTTAACTAACTGATCACTATTCATGGGAAAACAAGCTAAGGGCATTGCAAAACCTCTGTCTGTCAGATGTAGCATTTTGAATTTTTAGCTTTCTGTATAATCATTTTTGTATCTGAATAGTGTGCAAAGGCTTAGCAGTTACATACCACAGCACTAATTGCTCTATTAAAAGAACTCCTGAGAAAATATCGTTTGCTCATAAGCCAGCATATCAAACAATTTTATACAGCCTATGAGGACAGCCAGCTCAGCAGATCTAATTACTTAAAATAAGCAGCATAGTTGTATCAACTACTTTTTTTATGAACTACcacatttgtattttcttaatcagagtttattctttaaaaaaaaaaacaaaacactgcattGCTAAAAAATAGAATGAAATACAGATCAGTGTACCATTAGTCACTGTAAAACTTCGGTTTGACAGCTTCATTTTAAGGACAGTGTCACAGCAGGAATAATGCACCAGATGCTGACAGTAAGTGAACAGGAATGAAGGCAGCAGTTCTTTGGTGGAATAAAGCTGCTTTATACCAGCTCAGGGACTGGATGAGATTTTTGCAATCTGTCTCCCTCTTCCAAATATTGGCTCACATCAACCTGAAAAACTTACAATGCAAAATCCACGCTGTGTTTTCAAATGATGGGCTTCAAGTCTGACAGCACTCCATACATCTATTGCATTGACAAACTCATCCATAAACAgttgcttgtttttttaaaacagccaaAGGTGgtttttgagctttttttcagtgtaaaaacAATTTCGTCCAACTTCTACATTTCAAATCTTTTAAGTTAATCAAAGTACTTCAGAGTAACATTATCTCCTGCCACCAGAGGGATTTGCTGTTGACCTTTTTCCTACTTACCATCTTTGctgatgaaaaaggaaaaaactctGTGTTGTGTGAGAAAGTCAGCAGAGCAAAAAGGATCCTCTGGAATAGCTTTTAGGATTATAATTTCCAAGTGGCATTGGAagatatgcttttattttgagagagatatatatgtatatgcatatatttaatgGAAGCAGAACAACAGTTTGCTCTTTCTCTCACAAAAGTAAACGACAGAACTCCTGTGGGATTTTCAGAGGGATCAGGTTCGGGAATACAGTGACTCATATTTCACCCATGCATTTTTGCCTGCTGATTAGTATTCATAGTGGGGGTTTCGGGGCGGGGGAGGGTGGGGTGCTGATATTAGCATCTTTCAGTTGAACAGATTTCGTGTCCCTGATTTTACACCCTATTTACTTGACTTTCTTCTACACTGCAAA
The Phalacrocorax aristotelis chromosome 1, bGulAri2.1, whole genome shotgun sequence DNA segment above includes these coding regions:
- the SLC38A4 gene encoding sodium-coupled neutral amino acid transporter 4: MDRMELQKVNIELDDQSNSGESLEDNYTELVDSEKAAIRSPFASNDAESQKFLTNGYLGKKKLEEYNEEYHRGRASFGMSSFNLSNAIMGSGILGLSYAMANTGIILFIVLLLSVAVLSLYSVHLLLKTSIEGGSVIYEKLGEKAFGWPGKWGVFISVTMQNLGAMSSYLFIIKYELPEVIRAFMKLEESSGEWYLNGNYLVIFVTVGVILPLSLLKSLGYLGYTSGFSLTCMVFFVSVVIFKKSQIPCPLPIMDHGVENWTATNNTVPMHLVVLPNESFSSGVNFMMDNTAGHLPGLEEPRDTSPKSGVEYEAHSDSSDVCQPKYFVFNSRTAYAIPILAFAFVCHPEVLPIYSELKDRSRKRMQNVSNISITGMLIMYLLAALFGYLTFYGEVEDELLHTYTKVYTFDTLLLSVRLAVLVAVTLTVPLVLFPVRSSISTLLFPKRPFSWIRHFLIAAVILAFNNLLVIFVPTIKDIFGFIGASSATMLIFILPAAFYLRLVEKEPPRSPQKIGALIFLILGIIFMIVSMTLIVMDWIYNPPSSRHH